One region of Paraburkholderia phymatum STM815 genomic DNA includes:
- a CDS encoding beta-galactosidase: MTRHASKQTTGADGLDSPHVFSFAPNGDGFLLDGKPFQIRSGELHPARIPVEYWRHRIQMAKAMGMNTIALYVMWNYHETREGTFDFQTDNRDIEAFIRLCQAENMWVLFRPGPYVCAEWDLGGIPSYLLKYADIRLRTDYASDARYMRAVERYIDELVPRVRPLMAQDGGPILMIQIENEFGSFDRNRAYLEELRQLWMRGGIPGPFYTEDGVVQLQQNLSYVADGAIALSNANAAQIDAVRKIFPSVPAMAGEVYPGWLTHWGDDAFQGTSVDLSATLDELMRNKQSFNLYVIHGGTSFGFYAGANVDADSGEYQPDITSYDYAAPINEQGAATARYLTYRGIIARYLSAPLPDVPMPIATIPSMDSNGIRRLMPRRFASLWDNLPAALAPADTMQPQPFEMYGQAFGFVLYRTKLERYAGGMLDIGDVHDYATVFVGDQYAGAVSRTRIREQLASPRNVVHRQPVALPDASSAPRASVLLEILVEGMGRVNYGHSMIDRKGIVDPVVIHDASGASEIPQGWEVVPLPMETSFIENLRPICSDASRPGIFFVATLSIRATGDVYLDMSEWIKGIVWVNGRNLGRYWHVGPQKRLYCPAPWLKPGDNTLLIFDLHQTDAKPVSLTSSLS, from the coding sequence ATGACGCGTCACGCATCGAAGCAAACTACGGGTGCCGACGGACTGGACAGTCCGCATGTCTTCAGCTTCGCGCCGAACGGCGACGGCTTCCTGCTTGACGGAAAGCCGTTTCAGATCCGCAGCGGAGAACTGCATCCCGCGCGGATTCCCGTCGAGTACTGGCGGCACCGCATTCAGATGGCAAAAGCGATGGGGATGAACACCATCGCGCTATACGTGATGTGGAATTACCACGAGACGCGCGAGGGGACATTCGACTTTCAGACGGACAATCGCGACATTGAAGCCTTCATACGCCTTTGTCAGGCGGAGAACATGTGGGTGCTGTTCAGGCCGGGGCCCTACGTATGCGCCGAATGGGATCTGGGCGGCATTCCATCGTATCTGCTGAAATACGCGGATATCCGGCTACGCACGGATTACGCGAGCGACGCGCGTTACATGCGCGCTGTCGAGCGTTACATCGACGAACTCGTGCCTCGCGTGCGGCCGTTGATGGCACAGGACGGCGGCCCGATTCTGATGATCCAGATCGAAAACGAATTCGGTTCGTTCGACCGCAATCGCGCCTATCTGGAGGAACTGAGGCAGTTGTGGATGCGCGGCGGCATTCCCGGTCCGTTCTATACGGAAGACGGCGTCGTGCAACTCCAACAGAATCTGTCATATGTGGCGGACGGTGCGATTGCTCTGAGCAACGCCAACGCCGCGCAGATCGACGCGGTGCGCAAGATCTTTCCTTCCGTGCCCGCAATGGCGGGCGAGGTCTATCCGGGATGGCTCACGCATTGGGGCGACGACGCATTCCAGGGCACATCCGTCGATCTTTCCGCCACGCTCGATGAGTTGATGCGCAACAAACAGTCATTCAATCTGTATGTGATTCATGGCGGCACGAGCTTTGGCTTTTACGCTGGCGCGAACGTGGATGCGGACTCGGGCGAGTATCAGCCCGACATCACGAGTTACGACTATGCTGCGCCCATCAATGAGCAGGGTGCAGCGACCGCACGCTACCTGACATACCGCGGCATCATCGCGCGGTATCTTTCTGCACCATTGCCCGATGTGCCCATGCCCATCGCAACGATTCCCTCGATGGACTCAAACGGCATTCGGCGGTTGATGCCGCGACGATTTGCGTCGCTCTGGGACAATCTTCCCGCTGCGCTTGCGCCCGCAGACACGATGCAGCCGCAGCCCTTCGAGATGTACGGCCAGGCATTCGGCTTCGTGCTGTATCGGACGAAACTGGAGCGCTACGCGGGCGGCATGCTGGACATCGGCGATGTTCACGATTACGCGACCGTTTTCGTCGGCGATCAGTATGCGGGCGCAGTGTCGCGCACGCGCATACGAGAGCAGTTGGCTTCGCCACGGAACGTCGTGCATCGACAGCCGGTTGCGTTGCCCGATGCGTCGTCTGCCCCGCGCGCCAGCGTATTGCTGGAGATTCTCGTCGAAGGCATGGGCCGCGTGAATTACGGGCATTCGATGATCGATCGCAAGGGCATAGTCGACCCCGTCGTCATTCACGATGCGTCGGGCGCAAGCGAAATTCCACAGGGCTGGGAAGTCGTGCCGTTGCCGATGGAGACTTCGTTTATCGAGAACCTGCGTCCGATCTGTTCCGACGCCAGCAGGCCGGGCATCTTCTTCGTGGCGACGCTATCGATCCGTGCCACCGGCGATGTCTATCTGGACATGAGCGAATGGATCAAAGGCATCGTATGGGTCAATGGCCGCAATCTCGGGCGTTACTGGCATGTCGGTCCGCAGAAGCGGCTCTATTGCCCGGCGCCGTGGTTGAAGCCAGGTGACAACACCCTATTGATCTTCGATTTGCATCAGACCGACGCGAAGCCTGTGAGCCTCACGTCGTCACTTTCATAG
- a CDS encoding MFS transporter — protein MNQPMTSVSLRNAPDVPTVSYTERNQQYWMRNLFVCVFGSFTTLVSLSMLLPFLPLYVKQLGVTSQADVIQWSGVAFGATFLGTALTAPLWGRLADRYGRKPMLIRAAVGMAVVMSLIGIAHNVYELVGLRLVAGLVGGYASASTVMVGTQAPRERAGWALGLLSTGSLAGALVGPLIGGLLPGWIGIRGTFFAGGAVIAVAALLTIFVVRENFQPAIDTKRKAARTTAEANAPRTRYAVIGALLATAMMVLLANMSIEPIITVYVGSLGVAPDHLARVAGVVMACSAFGSMFTAARLGALADRVGGWNVIVGCLVVTGLVMIPQAFVEQWWQLAALRALMGMSLAGLLPAIAKLARHAVDESRTGQMLGYLQSAQFSGQVLGPVIGGEIAVHLGMHAVFFATGSLLIVCAGFARWARER, from the coding sequence ATGAACCAGCCCATGACCTCCGTCTCGCTGCGCAACGCGCCGGATGTCCCGACCGTCAGTTACACGGAACGCAATCAGCAATACTGGATGCGCAATCTGTTCGTCTGCGTGTTCGGCTCTTTCACGACGCTCGTCAGCCTGAGCATGCTGCTGCCGTTCCTGCCGCTCTATGTGAAGCAGCTTGGCGTGACATCGCAGGCGGATGTGATCCAGTGGTCGGGTGTCGCGTTCGGTGCAACGTTCCTCGGCACGGCCCTCACGGCGCCGTTGTGGGGCCGTCTCGCCGACCGTTACGGACGCAAGCCGATGCTGATCCGCGCAGCCGTCGGCATGGCCGTGGTGATGTCGCTGATCGGTATCGCGCATAACGTCTACGAACTCGTCGGACTGCGGCTGGTTGCCGGTCTGGTCGGCGGCTACGCGTCGGCGTCGACTGTCATGGTCGGCACACAGGCGCCGCGCGAACGCGCCGGATGGGCGCTGGGCCTGCTGTCGACGGGCTCGCTCGCGGGTGCCCTCGTCGGCCCGCTGATCGGCGGCCTGCTGCCGGGCTGGATCGGCATACGCGGTACGTTCTTCGCGGGCGGCGCGGTGATCGCCGTCGCCGCACTGCTGACGATTTTCGTCGTCAGGGAAAATTTCCAGCCCGCCATCGACACGAAGCGCAAAGCCGCGCGCACCACTGCCGAAGCGAATGCGCCGCGCACCCGCTATGCCGTGATCGGCGCGCTGCTCGCGACGGCAATGATGGTGTTGCTCGCCAATATGTCGATCGAGCCGATCATCACCGTCTATGTGGGCAGCCTTGGCGTCGCGCCGGATCATCTGGCTCGCGTTGCGGGTGTCGTGATGGCGTGCTCGGCGTTCGGCAGCATGTTCACGGCAGCGCGCCTCGGCGCGCTTGCGGACCGGGTCGGCGGCTGGAACGTGATCGTCGGTTGTCTCGTCGTGACGGGCCTCGTGATGATTCCGCAAGCGTTCGTCGAACAATGGTGGCAGCTGGCCGCGTTGCGCGCACTGATGGGCATGTCGCTCGCCGGTCTCTTGCCCGCGATCGCGAAATTGGCGCGTCATGCCGTCGATGAAAGCCGTACGGGACAGATGCTCGGCTATCTGCAATCGGCCCAGTTCAGCGGCCAGGTGCTCGGCCCGGTGATCGGCGGAGAGATCGCCGTGCATCTCGGCATGCACGCGGTGTTTTTTGCGACGGGGTCGCTGCTGATCGTGTGCGCGGGATTCGCACGGTGGGCACGTGAGCGGTGA
- a CDS encoding antibiotic biosynthesis monooxygenase family protein has protein sequence MFIAMNRFKVALGSEGAFEEVWTTRDTHLKDVPGFVEFHLLKGPQREDHVLYSSHTVWADRAAFEAWTQSDAFRAAHRNAGHESRALYLGHPEFEGFEVLQTVK, from the coding sequence ATGTTCATCGCAATGAACCGGTTCAAGGTGGCGTTGGGTTCGGAAGGCGCGTTCGAGGAAGTGTGGACGACGCGTGACACACACCTGAAAGACGTCCCCGGCTTCGTCGAGTTTCATCTGCTGAAGGGTCCACAGCGCGAAGATCACGTGCTGTATTCGAGTCATACGGTATGGGCGGATCGCGCTGCGTTCGAAGCATGGACGCAATCCGACGCGTTCCGCGCCGCGCATCGCAATGCAGGCCATGAATCGCGTGCGCTCTATCTGGGCCATCCGGAATTCGAAGGATTCGAGGTGCTCCAGACGGTGAAGTGA
- a CDS encoding SDR family NAD(P)-dependent oxidoreductase, with the protein MGAEQKVVIVTGASQGIGAGLVKAYRDRNFRVVATSRSIHPSDDPDIATVQGNIADADTARRVISVALERFGRIDTLVNNAGIFIARPFDAYTPEDYEAVMSTNVNGFFHVTQRALTEMSRKRSGHVVNITASLVDRPRAGLPAAMAALTKGGLNAVTKSLAIEYAPLGIRVNAVAPGVIKTPLHPQERHEALARFHPLGHLGEVADIAEAVLYLESAGFVTGEILHVDGGSNVGS; encoded by the coding sequence ATGGGTGCCGAACAGAAGGTCGTGATCGTTACGGGTGCGTCGCAAGGCATTGGCGCCGGCCTGGTGAAAGCGTATCGCGATCGCAATTTCCGCGTCGTCGCGACGTCCCGCTCGATTCATCCGAGCGACGATCCGGATATCGCCACGGTGCAGGGCAATATCGCCGATGCCGACACTGCGCGGCGCGTGATCTCCGTCGCACTCGAACGTTTCGGTCGCATCGACACGCTCGTCAACAATGCGGGCATTTTTATCGCCAGGCCTTTCGACGCCTACACGCCCGAAGACTACGAGGCCGTCATGTCGACCAACGTGAATGGCTTCTTTCACGTCACACAGCGCGCGCTGACAGAAATGAGCCGCAAGCGCAGCGGTCATGTCGTCAACATCACGGCAAGTCTCGTCGACCGCCCCCGCGCCGGTTTGCCCGCCGCCATGGCCGCGTTGACCAAAGGCGGTCTGAACGCAGTGACGAAATCGCTCGCGATCGAATACGCACCGCTCGGCATTCGCGTCAACGCGGTGGCGCCCGGTGTCATCAAGACGCCGCTGCATCCGCAAGAACGGCATGAAGCGCTAGCCCGCTTTCATCCGCTTGGACATCTCGGCGAAGTCGCGGATATCGCCGAAGCCGTGCTTTATCTGGAATCGGCAGGCTTTGTGACGGGCGAGATCCTGCATGTGGACGGCGGCAGCAACGTCGGCTCCTGA
- a CDS encoding alpha-galactosidase, with amino-acid sequence MQAHHASLEPSDAPRLRVRGERYAFGNDAIELDWTIADDSLCDVCLFDRTHGRALQIDAPFVLTLADGRTVGAAGLRLVAPLREEALCADADALRQAERHAGRRVIATFGDSEQRLRVEWSIEQRDGARYLRQHLSITALLQDEHIASVALWRTYAPSARKAGNLTAVPVVDGNVYLGFELPMAESEIRDGTVCFSVTRTLPLKKGKTLAYSVVAGVFREGQLRRDFATCLERERARPYCPFLHYNSWYDIGFLTTYTQNQAIERIHATGRELHDKRGVQIDSFVFDDGWDDYSGTWTFSDAFPNGFAPLREAAARYGAAPGVWLSPWGGYGPPKTERVTRGRATGYETAGDGFALSGPAYYRRFHEVAMDLLTKHGVNHFKLDGTGNANTVVAGSRFNSDWDAAIRLIDDMRCVNRDVFVNLSTGTQASPFWLRYVDSIWRDGADCGFAGKGSERQRWITYRDAQTYRNVVCRSPLFPLNSLMLHGIIYAQANAQLNSDPSHAFAHEVLSYFGSGTQLQELYVTPSLLSDRDWDVLAKAARWARAHADVLRDCHWVGGAPDELDVYGWAAWTPSKAIVTLRNPDDRAKDFALDLQAHLELPDGVGGRFTARFPFTERDANVATQWDARRPQAIRLDPFQVLTLELSPVECDV; translated from the coding sequence ATGCAAGCCCATCACGCCTCTTTGGAACCTTCTGACGCGCCCCGCTTGCGTGTGCGAGGCGAACGCTATGCGTTCGGCAATGACGCGATCGAACTGGACTGGACCATCGCAGACGATAGTCTGTGCGACGTTTGCCTCTTCGATCGTACGCATGGACGTGCTCTACAGATCGACGCGCCATTCGTTCTCACGTTAGCGGATGGCCGCACGGTTGGGGCGGCCGGGTTGCGGCTCGTCGCGCCCCTGCGCGAAGAAGCGTTGTGCGCGGATGCCGATGCGCTGCGACAAGCCGAACGTCATGCAGGGCGGCGCGTGATCGCGACGTTCGGCGATAGCGAGCAGCGCCTGCGCGTCGAATGGAGTATCGAGCAGCGCGACGGCGCACGTTATCTTCGCCAGCATCTGTCCATCACTGCGCTGTTGCAGGACGAGCATATTGCGTCCGTTGCATTATGGCGGACGTACGCGCCGTCTGCCCGAAAAGCCGGCAACCTCACGGCAGTGCCAGTCGTCGACGGGAATGTGTATCTCGGCTTCGAGCTTCCGATGGCGGAAAGCGAAATCCGCGACGGCACCGTCTGCTTCAGCGTCACGCGCACACTGCCGCTCAAAAAGGGCAAGACGCTTGCTTATTCCGTTGTCGCAGGCGTGTTTCGCGAAGGCCAGCTGCGCCGCGATTTCGCAACCTGCCTGGAGCGCGAACGTGCGCGACCTTATTGTCCCTTCCTGCATTACAACTCCTGGTACGACATCGGCTTTCTCACGACCTATACGCAGAATCAGGCCATCGAACGCATTCACGCGACGGGCCGCGAACTGCACGACAAGCGCGGAGTGCAAATCGATTCATTCGTGTTCGACGACGGCTGGGACGATTACAGCGGCACCTGGACGTTCAGCGATGCATTTCCCAACGGCTTCGCGCCGTTGAGAGAGGCCGCGGCGCGCTATGGCGCAGCACCCGGTGTATGGTTGTCCCCTTGGGGCGGCTACGGCCCGCCTAAAACCGAGCGCGTGACGCGCGGCCGCGCGACAGGATACGAAACGGCCGGCGACGGCTTCGCGCTGTCGGGTCCGGCGTACTATCGCCGCTTCCACGAAGTCGCGATGGATCTTCTGACGAAACACGGCGTCAACCATTTCAAGCTCGATGGCACGGGCAACGCGAATACGGTCGTCGCCGGCAGTCGTTTCAATAGCGATTGGGATGCCGCGATAAGACTCATCGACGACATGCGCTGCGTGAATCGCGATGTGTTCGTCAACCTGTCGACGGGCACGCAGGCATCGCCATTCTGGCTGCGCTATGTCGATTCGATCTGGCGGGACGGCGCAGATTGCGGTTTCGCCGGCAAGGGCAGCGAGCGCCAGCGCTGGATCACGTATCGCGACGCGCAAACGTACCGCAACGTCGTGTGCCGAAGCCCGCTATTTCCGCTCAATTCGCTGATGCTTCACGGCATCATCTATGCGCAGGCCAACGCACAACTCAACAGCGATCCCTCGCATGCGTTCGCGCACGAAGTGCTTTCCTATTTCGGCAGCGGGACGCAGTTGCAGGAACTGTATGTCACGCCGTCGTTGCTGAGTGATCGCGACTGGGACGTGCTCGCGAAAGCGGCCCGCTGGGCGCGCGCGCATGCCGACGTACTACGCGACTGCCACTGGGTCGGCGGCGCGCCGGATGAACTCGATGTCTATGGCTGGGCTGCGTGGACGCCGTCGAAAGCGATCGTGACGCTGCGCAATCCGGATGATCGTGCGAAAGACTTCGCGCTCGATCTGCAAGCGCATCTCGAACTGCCGGATGGTGTTGGAGGTCGGTTCACCGCACGATTTCCGTTCACAGAGCGCGATGCAAACGTCGCAACACAATGGGACGCACGGCGCCCGCAAGCCATACGCCTGGACCCGTTTCAGGTGCTGACGCTCGAACTCTCTCCCGTCGAGTGCGACGTTTGA
- a CDS encoding LysR family transcriptional regulator has translation MDRIDAMKVFVATLDEGSLAGASRRLGRSPAAVSRAIAFLEAHVGSPLLHRTTRTIKLSEAGERYAAACRRILTDLEEADLLVAGERSAPRGLLNVTAPVAAGQDLLRSLLDDFIDAYPAVSVRLHMLDRPVSLIDEGIDVALRIAHLPDSTLVAIPVGEVRRVVTAAPRYLAKHPRIHEPGDLAEHQIISMTHFGLDSWSFPPAEGSTVPQVVTFSPRLIVNSIDAAVASAVEGRGVTRVFSYHVAQQVKDGHLRIVLRDSEHAPLPVHLLTPHGRLSVPKVRAFVDFATPRLRRQFKQLQRATDRD, from the coding sequence ATGGACCGGATTGACGCAATGAAGGTGTTCGTCGCGACGCTGGACGAAGGCAGCCTGGCGGGCGCGAGCCGCCGGCTCGGCCGTTCGCCTGCCGCGGTGAGCCGCGCCATTGCGTTTCTCGAAGCGCACGTCGGCTCGCCGCTTCTACATCGCACCACGCGTACCATCAAACTGAGCGAAGCGGGCGAACGTTATGCGGCCGCGTGCCGGCGCATCCTCACCGATCTCGAGGAGGCCGACCTGCTGGTAGCGGGTGAACGCTCCGCGCCGCGCGGCCTGCTGAACGTCACAGCCCCCGTCGCTGCCGGACAGGACTTGCTGCGCTCGCTCCTCGACGATTTCATCGACGCGTACCCAGCCGTGTCGGTACGCTTGCACATGCTCGACCGGCCCGTGAGTCTCATCGACGAAGGGATCGACGTTGCGCTGCGCATCGCGCATCTGCCCGATTCCACGCTCGTGGCAATTCCCGTCGGCGAAGTGCGGCGCGTCGTGACAGCCGCGCCGCGCTACCTGGCGAAGCATCCACGCATCCATGAGCCCGGGGACCTCGCGGAACATCAGATCATTTCGATGACGCACTTCGGCCTCGACTCATGGAGCTTTCCACCGGCGGAAGGCTCGACCGTGCCGCAAGTCGTCACCTTCTCGCCGCGCCTGATCGTCAACAGCATCGACGCGGCTGTCGCTTCCGCCGTCGAAGGGCGCGGCGTCACGCGCGTGTTTTCGTATCACGTCGCGCAACAGGTGAAGGACGGGCACTTGCGGATCGTGCTGCGCGACAGCGAGCACGCGCCCTTGCCCGTGCATCTTCTGACGCCGCACGGCCGGCTTTCGGTGCCGAAAGTGCGCGCGTTCGTCGATTTCGCCACGCCGCGCCTGCGCCGGCAATTCAAACAGCTCCAGCGCGCGACAGACCGCGATTAA
- a CDS encoding YbfB/YjiJ family MFS transporter: MQHTAIEVSAAPVFNIARGTLAGASASLVGIGLARFAYTPLLPAIIDAHWFAASTAAYLGAANLGGYLAGALLGGYLAKRANAATVLRAMMLLATIAFIACAFPLSFVWFFVWRFASGLSGGTLMVLAAPTVLAHVPPSRRGLVSGAIFAGIGLGIAASGTIVPLLLREGVAQAWFGLGTIALLLTLAAWNGWPKHDAPAPSAHKHHSQHAKPGGFTLRALYAEYALNAVGLVPHMLFLVDFVSRGLGKGLNTGAQYWVLFGLAAIAGPLLSGHLADRAGFASALRAAFVIQIVAVALPLIDTSPVPLIASSVLMGAAVPGIVPLALGRVNELLAHHPAAQKGAWSTATTTFAVLQAVAAYGMSFLFTQNGGNYAMLFVIGAAALALALAVDLFAALRAHPQKV, translated from the coding sequence ATGCAGCACACAGCCATTGAAGTATCGGCGGCACCTGTCTTCAACATCGCACGCGGCACGTTAGCGGGTGCGAGCGCGAGCCTTGTCGGCATCGGGCTCGCGCGCTTCGCTTACACGCCGCTGCTTCCCGCCATCATCGACGCGCACTGGTTCGCGGCATCGACGGCAGCCTATCTCGGCGCGGCGAACCTGGGCGGCTATCTGGCAGGCGCGCTGCTCGGGGGCTACCTCGCGAAGCGCGCCAATGCAGCGACGGTACTGCGCGCAATGATGTTGCTGGCGACGATCGCATTTATCGCTTGCGCATTCCCGTTGTCGTTCGTGTGGTTCTTCGTGTGGCGTTTCGCATCGGGCCTGTCGGGCGGCACGTTGATGGTGCTGGCCGCACCGACCGTGCTCGCCCATGTGCCGCCATCGCGCCGCGGTCTGGTGAGCGGCGCGATCTTCGCGGGCATCGGTCTTGGCATCGCTGCATCGGGCACGATCGTGCCGCTGCTGCTGCGTGAAGGCGTGGCCCAGGCGTGGTTCGGACTCGGCACGATCGCGCTGCTGTTGACGCTCGCCGCATGGAACGGCTGGCCGAAGCACGATGCGCCCGCGCCCTCCGCGCACAAGCACCACTCACAGCATGCGAAACCAGGCGGCTTTACGCTGCGCGCGCTCTATGCGGAGTACGCGCTGAACGCGGTCGGCCTCGTGCCGCACATGCTGTTTCTCGTCGACTTCGTATCTCGCGGGCTCGGCAAGGGACTGAATACCGGCGCGCAATACTGGGTGCTCTTCGGGCTTGCTGCGATTGCGGGCCCGCTGCTCAGCGGACATCTCGCCGACCGCGCTGGCTTTGCATCTGCGCTGCGCGCGGCATTCGTGATCCAGATCGTCGCTGTCGCGTTGCCTCTGATCGACACGAGTCCTGTACCGCTGATCGCCTCCAGCGTGCTGATGGGCGCAGCCGTGCCGGGTATCGTGCCGCTCGCGCTTGGCCGCGTCAATGAACTGCTCGCGCATCACCCGGCCGCGCAGAAAGGTGCGTGGAGCACGGCCACCACGACATTCGCCGTGTTGCAGGCGGTCGCCGCGTATGGCATGTCGTTTCTTTTCACGCAAAACGGCGGCAATTACGCCATGTTGTTCGTGATCGGCGCAGCGGCGCTCGCACTCGCACTGGCCGTCGACCTGTTCGCTGCGCTGCGCGCCCACCCGCAAAAGGTTTGA